The Ciconia boyciana chromosome 7, ASM3463844v1, whole genome shotgun sequence region AGAATGAAGGTCTGAAAGTAAAGCTGGTTCCTACAGAAAGAGCAATGCTCTGCCAGCGTTCCTCAGTCTTTATATTTCAGCCCCAGGACTCCACgtgcagcactgcaggcagtCTACAACCTTACGCTTACACTTGGTTTTGAGAGATGACGGTATAACAaaggcaactttttttttttccttttattttcaagcaaaagTGTTAAGGATGAGAATATGAGCTTGAGACACTGTACATTTCCAGAGTGCTGCAGACTTGGTTATAGTCTCATTTTCTGTAAGAGATGTGACACTTTTCTTCTAAACCTGCACAAGATCCTTCTGAAGAGGTGTGCTTTTGCCTTCCCCCTAAGGCTTCAATACAAAGCTTTTAGGTTGATCACATTAAAAAGAGCTTAACTGGCCACTGTGTCATGAAAACTCACAGCTAACAGGAATATAGTGACCTCTTTACACACTGCTTCCAGATAAGCACCTGCAAAATTTTGATGGAAACTCCGTCCACATGGACTTCTCTAAGGTAAACAAGCCCAAAGCACAGCTGAGATGCACACCTGAAGCACAGTAATTAACTAATATTGTAACAAATTTGTTTTGGGAGAACTTCCTCCAAAGTCTGCTCTGTCATCCACATCCAGAAGGGAGTGTGGAAGTATGGtgaaagagatggagaaaaagaatgaagagttttgcctttgattttaCTGTTGTCTGACCATGGGCAACGACTGAGCTTttccatttaggaaaaaaaaacaacgcaAATGAGTGAGCTGAGAGTATTTTACGgtaatttaataattaatgcAAAAGCCATTTAGAGTCATTTTAGAAAGGAACTAGCAGGTTTGGGACTAAGGAAGACACTGGAATGTACACGCAACCCAAGCAGCAATGGAAACATACAGAGTCAGCAAAGTCTGTTGACTGGAAGAGAGGAATGACACAGAAGAAACACAACAGAATGACAGTGCGAGCACTCCCTAGATATACCACTTTTCACTAGATCCCATTTCAATAGTGCCACcacatgaaaagaaattctcCAGTTTCAGCTCTCCTATACTCAAACAAGGATTCCGATGAACTCCACTCACCAGAAGTTTAGCTTGTTCAGGCAGTGAAATTTGTTCCCTCTTTCCATCTGGATACCTTAGCATCAGCTGTGCCTTTGGTCCTAGCATAAAGGAAGTTATTACAAGTTAACAAACAACAAGGCAGCTGAATTGAGATCTTCTGTAGATTTTAGGTGGCATGCTTTACTGCAAAGTATAGCAGGGTTAGGGACTGGAGACAAATACAAGGTTCCTGTCTATGAAGATATACTTCTATCACATGTTTAAAATATACACAACTCAAGACTCTTTCAAGAGTTAATAGCAGTGACTAAAAACAGTCAGCATTCCCAGAGAAAAGCACTCTGTGCTACCTCTGCCTTTGAGACCACGTcactgctgcatcccagctcAGGCACCACAGGGAGGAACAGAGACTCCAAGGACTCGTTTGCATTAGCCAAAGTTAAGGCAGCCAAGCTAACTGAGCACGAGGTGGGGCTGATGTTATTCTGCTTCTCTCTATCATACTGGTAGAACCCTTGTCATATGCACCTGTGTTACACCAATGTGTACTTCCTTCATGGACAAGGTCTCAAACTAAGAAACTTGAGCTCAGTGACTAACACGACTCTGCAGTTTGTGGCATCACTATGCCAAAGTGGTGCTGTTAGCAAGGTGAATCACTCAAACGTCTGGTGTCAAGGAGGGAgtaagacagaagaaaacatttagctTTTCAAAACAAGGGATGAAACCATGCTTGTCAGCGTATTaagattttcaggaaaaaaaaaaaaacacaacacaggTCACTATAAAAAAGTCACAACTTACCATTCACATCTAGGCCCTGAAACGTACTTTCAGGCTTGTCAGTTGACTCGTCCAGTATCCCTGCATCAATACAGGGCAGTACTCTGTGATTTGATGTTGTCCCAGGCTCAGTCCTTGCAGGGGGCTCAGGCTGAGGCCTCCGGCTCTCCTCTCTTTTATACCCCAAGTCCTTGTGCGGAGACTTCCTCAACTTGGCAGGATTCTCcgattcctcctcctcctcagagcCGCAAACCGAAATAAACTCTTCGCTTCCAGAAAAAAGCTCCGACTCAGACTCCTCATCTGACCGACTCTCCTGCTTGGCCTGTGAGGAATCAAAATGCGTCTCCTGTAACGAGGCTCTGATAGCAGCTTCCAACTGGCTGTCCTCACTGGCATCAATGAGACTCTCCTGTTGAATACAGACACaacacaaatacataaaaattgcCTTTAAATATGTACTGAAAATCAAGAGGATATCAGTCTTCCAAAAAGAAGCTACTAAAACTGTCAGGAACAAACAGCATGGAAAACTAGTCATGCTACGACTACTTAGTGACTTCTCTTTGGAGTTTCGCATTGAGtaatatattttccttccatACATGCACAATTTTGTGActgctaaatccaaaacaaatgCCAAAAGCACAAACTgcataataaaaatagttatCATGGGAGAAGGCATTCCCTGGAGCACCATATTTTTGCATACTCTTGCACTAACTCATTAAATCTGTTTATACTACTGAATGGGAAATCACTACAGCTGGATAAAGACTGGCTAGCATGTTCTTTCAGGTTTCTCCAGTCCTTCTAGAGGGCCTCATACTTACTGAACGAGAACATTTTTGGGGAGGGCTGGTAGAATGGCCATCCAGCTGCCCATGCTCACCCAGGAACCCAGTCACTTGGTCCAAAAAAGAAGTCACATCTAGCTGGTGCCACTCCACTAGTTTCTGGCCTAGGGAACAAAAGATATCATGAAACATAATTTCAGCAAAAGATTGGAGCTTAGCGGTCAAACACACCAATTCACTGCTGTGCGTGCACTCTGCAAGAGCCCATATTTGTGGAACTGCAGCTTCCTACAGGCTACCACCTGATAATTATGAAGCTTCCTCCTTCCACTCCCTTGAAAAGGTTTCCATTATGGACAGATATAAATACAGACTctgtttatttccattcttttctttttatctatgGAAATATGTGCACAGAATGTTGAATtatgcttcaaaataaaaaaaagccaaacaactAAGTTTATGAAGAAGCATTTCTACATTCTTGCCTGCTTTGGTTCTACATCTTGGCAAACAGCATTTGTTTCCATAAGTAAAGTGCTAAGAAGAAGATCGTAACTTCAgtttcaacatttaaaaaaaaaaaaagttttcgGGTGGTTTAAGTCAAATAGCAAGAAATCTCAGCTTTGATTACAGATACTATTACTTCAGTCCTGAGAAGGAGGAGACCAGACCATTAATATAGTTGCATTATACGatgataaaagaagaaagggtgTTGggatacagaagaaaaagtaacaaTTTCAAAAGAGCTGTAGGGGGAGGTAGAAGTTGGATTGTTCAGgtaaaaaaccaccccaaaccaaacaacaaacccaaagcCAAAATGGTATTTCAAAATTACGATGCAATTTAACAAGTCATCACTGAGTCTCACAAAGCTACTGTGCAAGGATCAGGAAGCAGATTCATGTAATGCTTACAAATATTGTAGTTTATTCATCACATGATTTCAAGTAGCTTTTAAAAggacacttaaaaaaatgaatttcagagTTTTACCACCAGGTGGTACTATTTTCACTTTCTAAGCAAAGTACTTGCTAGGCTATACCAAGTACAATAACCAAATACACAAAATCTCAGCAAGCCTTGGGAGTTTTATTCCCTTAGTTACTCCAAAACATACTGCTTCACTTCTTCAGGGTCAACAAGGTCTCTCAGAGACCAAAACAATGTAACTGAGATTCTTCAGCTGAATGTAACGCATACTGCAAAAGATGGTATTCTAGCCTACAGCTGCAAGTCCTTCTCACGGGATATATGAACTGCAGGTAACCAACTGTCACTTATCTTACCTGTCCTGGGATCCAGGATGGAGACATAAGGGAAGTCTGCTAATTTATAAAACTGTATGTACCTCTGTCCTTCCTCACTGTCATGGTATACCTACAAAATACCACATTGGAAGCAAATTACTGGGTGGAGAGGGAACACAAACTGTACCTTGAAAATGTACAAAGTTTTTCTCTATTTTACAGTATATGCTACAAATGGTATGTACTCTGACAAGCTGAAAATACGCCTCTAACGCTCCACATATTAGAAGCTATGTGGTAACATCTTGAATGCACAAGTGAAAGGCAGTTTATGCATTCAAATGCATATCCATGAACTACATCTACATCCATAAACCACATCTTCATGAACTACTGCATCTTTTCTGCAAGTTCACCAAGAGAACGGCAACAGTGCCATTTTATTCAAAGTCGTGTATTTTTTCACTGCCCCATCTACCACAACACTGAGTCACCCGCATGGCCCCATTAAATTTCTCACCTgccaaaaaatgaaatgttcccGGATTATGTTCTTCACAGCCTCATTGCTCCAGACATCACGGTTGAGACACTGACAGGCAAAATCTTGCACATTCTGAATGTTTATCATGAGCCATTTGTTCTGCATCTGACCACACTCCTTGGCCTGTAAATCAGAGAGAAGAGCTTCATTAGATAAAACTGAAGAGCCAGACATAACCAATGCCAGCAATGATCAGTGATGGCTTCTAACACTGTCAGATTTTTCACCAAAACCCCTTCACAGTGAGAAAGATGGACAGTGCTAGTGAAAAGGCATCCACAAAACAGAAGGCAGGGCTGAAAGACCTACTTTAAATGAGACTGGctgaattacagaatcacatcAATGAACAGAGCTGCTGGATTTCAACAAACCAAGCACAGAGTGGGAAAAGCAACttggggggggacatggggatgctGAATAAAGTATTTGTTCGGAAAGAGTGCAGTCAAACACACTGATCTGACAACAGAGGAAAGACCTGCTCATTCTAAAGATAAACCTGTGGATCATCTTCTATTTGAGTAGGTTGCATAATTGATAGAGGACTTGCATTAATTCAACAGGACCCCCTCTCTGCgcgttttcttttttctctccaagttTTGAGTTACTCTATTACTGTGCAACTGCCGAATTAGGCATCCTTTTTTGATGCTCGTTATCCAGACTGCAAATGGGGAGGAAGACAGGAAGGCGCAGGAAGAAATCTTACTGGTTTGAGTCACAAAGCTGGCATTGTCTGATTGCTTGGTTGCAAGTTAATGGTAGGAGTTTGATCAAGAATGTAATTCTGATCGCTGAACTGTCATACCTGTTGAAAAAAAGAGGGCTATATCAACAGCAGGAATGCTCTTACCACCTGGAAAGACTGGAACTAGCATATGAactccctttccttttaaaaaagaaaaaaagtatttctttgtaAGTGTGTTCACCGTCCTGCTGGTAATGCACTTAACAGCAAATTCAAGGAATTAGGATGTTATGCAAGATTTTGCTGGTTTGGGCAATATTTTATTCCCCAAACCAaaggttttacttttaaaatgaattttagcCACTGCATTTTCGAATAGTCAGCCTATCCAATGTGTGACAGACAGACACATGAACCCCAGACACTTAGCTTCATGAAGTAAAGAATCTCAGTCTACAAAATTAATCTGCATGGCCAAGTGACCTGCAGagccaatttttattttacccaaaggaaaaaaattaatttagaaacatGGAATAGTCCTCCTGTTCTCGCAAGGGACCTCATGCTAACTACTTACCACTAATATTACAGTGTCAGAATCCAGTATTTGGTCACCAGGAGAGAAAAGTAGGGCAGGTGACACCTAAGTAACTGGTAAGGGTCTTAAATATAGtcattatgcttttatttaatagaCTTGTTTTGAGATAACTGTGGATTTTGAGAACTAATTCTAGGAAATCAGTTTAAGACAAGGCCTAGAGATACTGCCCAAGTTTAAAGGGAACGAAAATCCTTATGTTATTTGAGCCAATTGGATTGCCTTAGTCCTGTGTTCTAATGTAATCCATATTGGATTAAAAGAACAAACTCAAAAAATATGTAACTAGAAGGCTGGAAAGTGCATCTCACTCTTCTACACTtactttgtatatttttcaatattagTGAAAACCTGGCTCTACCTCTCCTCCGTGCAGCTAAGGTCCTCGAAAGGATGCAAGCAGGAAATTCCACACAGAACATTTGCAAAGATGAGTTTTCACCTGTAGAGCAGGTATAGCTTTTGAAACTACTTCTAACTTCCTTCTAAAACCAACAGGCTTcacatttaacatttaaaaggaCACAGTTAAATTGCTACCATCTCACACACATACAACTCTGCTCTTACACAGCTACTGGGGTTTTTCTGAGGAGCTGGAGGTGGGCAGAAGGAGAAGAGTGTGGGGGAAAGAAATGCTGTGGGTTTGGAGATTATATTGGTGGGTCATTTTGGTAAGTGACAAAAAACTAAGGGAATGCTCAAGAGCTGGCTTGCATATCCCAAAAGCTATGTCTGATGGCTTTAGATCCACTGTTCCCACCATCAACTTCCCtccatttctcctcctccttcgAGGTATAAAGGCCAATGCCAGGCACTTAAAGAGCACACAGATAGGGTAAGTACAGAACAACCAATCTTTGCAAGCATCTCTGTTCAAGCTTTCAGCAATCAGCAGAGTAGGAACTTTCAAAGACAGAAGTAGTGGATCTCAGATACAATGggccagattaaaaaaaaaaacaaaaaacaacccaccaccaaaccaaaaccaatctGTCCTAAGTTTACCTTTACCCTTTCTACCCATTCACATTTTTCATCACTATGACAACTTATAGCAACAAACCAGCAATCTGGTTAGACAATATGTGAAAGAAATCTTGTTTTACACTCAGTACTGGATCTCACTGGATAACCTCTAGCTCTTGCACTActaaaaataacatgttttccTCTCATTTGACTTTTCTGAACCATATATGGTTTATAAATGTTGCAGTGATTCTTCCTTGCTCAGCTTTGTTGAAACACACTGCTTCTTTaagtcagcagagagaaacaaggAAGTGGAGCCAGCATCTTGTGACCTTCTGGACATCTGCTAATCAAGCATGATTCAGTTTGGAAGATAACAGGTGACAGAAAGTCAGAGCATGAGATTATCTATCAAGAAATATCCTATCTGTGCTACACTTACACTTCTTGTCTGGCTCAGGGCATACATCCTTTCATCAACCAGCCATTCCCGTGCCAAAGGTGCACCTGCAGGCTATGCTTATGCAAACAGCCAGTCTAGAAGCACCTTATGGAAAGATAATTGCATCATTTGAGTACAATGACTAGATTAGCTTCCGAACTATTGCTGCTTGCcatgtacaaagaaaaaaaattcagtatcaGCTGTAAAGCAGGGAGCAGCTAGGAAAGGTTTAACTTGTAAAATGAGGAAACTTCATACAGACAGACTTGAAACTCTGCAACATTACATACAGTCACGTCACAGAAGTACTGAAATCCTAATGAGTATTAAGCACAGAACTGCACATGCCAGAACTATCTCCTCCTGAAACAAGAAATGTAAACTAAGTCAATTTGGTGTGTACCCCCCACAAATTAAATCATATCTCACATCATATGCATGAAGAGATGAACATTTGCAATTCTTGAAAGCAGTCTTTGAGATTAGACCAAAAACATGCTGTTCTTTATAAAGCATGTTTGGTGtgcaatttatttattatactCTAGTGATTTATTCCTAGCAGATTCTACATTAAGGAATGTAGAATAAGAAGCTCTGAAGCTTAATACACATTAAAGCTCAATATTACAGTCAGGAAATGACAGTTACAAATCCCTTGTGCAATCTTAACTGACAACAGCCTAATCAACACTCAGCACTACTCAAATACAGGCTTTTTAGTGATAATGTGTATTTAAGCTCTGAAAGTTtctagtaggaaaaaaaaaaaaggcagttcaGGTCAACATCTCGATGGCCCATCAGTTGTTTGCCTCTGGTTTATATAGCCCCATTCCACCAGTCACTAGGTAACTAACATCTTGTGGCTCATGTTCAAAAAGCCTGCAGGattaaaagaaagtattttaaagattttctgtaTCAAATCTTTTTCACCACATTTCTATGGTGTAATTTAGGTGGCTCATGTTCAAAAAGCCTGCAGGattaaaagaaagtattttaaagattttctgtaTCAAATCTTTTTCACCACATTTCTATAGTGTAATTTAGTTAATCACCACTTAACTTTACAAGTATAGGGATCATAAGTTGTTCTGTATGTGAAGCACACTGCTTTTTCACAGatcacaagttaaaaaaaaaaaaaatcagtgtcatTCAACACCTGAAAATTTCTCTTCAGTGAAAGTTAATTCTCACTTACTCTTAAAAGCTAGTATTACTGagttaaaatgaaatggcaACTTTTTGCACCTCACTGATAACAAAGTGTCTttgtaactgaagaaaaatgagatttcttGGGGAAAACCAGAGATAACTAAATCTACCTACTATCAAAATCAACCTTAGAGTACCCaaaaaagagcaacaaaagATCAGCAACAAAGACACATGAAAACCTTAGTAAGGCCAGATGTCACGACTCTTGCTAAGTTTGAATAAAGTCATAAatcctaaatgattctatgataaatgTACATGGCACAACACTGGCAGAATGTTCTCGCACACCCCTCCAGAGGTTAGAATACACCACACCccaataataataagaaaaccCCACTTAGATTAACACTAAACTACAAGAGCATCAAAATAACAGTATTTAGTCTTTGGTACTTTGGAATGTGATAAACATCTCTTATTTATTATATAGTTTATATATGTTTATCTAAGCATACACAGAAGGAAGAAGCTAACAGCAGCTTGCTAGAGATTAATTTTGAGACACTCTGGTCACTGATTCACAGGAGGCCTGATATTGTCCCAGGCTGAAGCAGTACAGCAGTCTACAGTCATAAGAGGTAAAACGGAAGGGGTAATGGTCAACAAATTGAGAAGCTGAAGATTTTTATTGCAATGAAGTTGAGGAGCAACAGTTTGAAATGAAGGGTGTCCCATGGGACAAGGAACTGTACAAGAACACAAAAGGTGAATACCAATACCAGAAAGTGTACATGTCTTTAAATTTGAGTTACTGCAAAGAACAGGACAAGGTGTGTATATACAaaaccctcccccccccttttttaaaatttttttttaatttacaagaCTGTGTAAGAATGCAGAGACTTTAGGACAATCAAATCTATCAATCAGTTATTTCATCCTCTGAAACTACTTCTGACTGTGGCAGTTGCCACAGTCAACATTGCTAAAGACTTGATATGTTTTCAGCAAGACACAAGGAAAGACTAGCACACATCTCAAATTCCACAGCAGATGTCAGAGGGCACTTGCTGACCGTGTATACGTTCCAGTCTGGAGCAGCACTGGCTGTTTTCACGTTAATTCCCTTTACTGTTGCCTTTAACCATGCATTCACTGGGTTCACAAACAGCTGTGAACCACAGGCCTAGTAGGGATAATCAGGTGGAGGACCTGACACAACCATGTTTGAAGTAAACCCTGAACAACATATCACAAGGCAGGGATGCCTCAGCACCAACTACTTCAGTCTGCTCATCTGCTTCCATTGCTCCAAATTACTTGCTGAGGCAGACACAGCTACTCTCCATCAGCATCCTTTCAAACCTGGAATTTTGTTAGAAGATTAAACATATGGAGGACATTGTCAGAACACAGGAATTAGTGACAAGCCAACTGATCCCTGGTGATTTGGGAAGCATAAAAAGAGAGATGAGGCCAACAGGATGAGACCTGGAGACTCAATAAAGGCACGCAGCATTTCTCCAAAAATTCTCCAGCAGTGCTCTAGTATTTGTGTGTGGTAGTAGAGGCAAATGTGAAAAGAATGTAAGTAATACTTCTGTTCAGCTCATGGAGTCAGATCTCCAGCACTGTTTGCAGCATCTGTATTGCACCATCTGATCATTAGTTTGCATGCTCATTAAATcattatataataataataaatctcAGCTACTTAAAGATGACCAGGTGGAAGTTCAGTAGTAACCACAACTTCTGAAGAATATCTAGAAATTATGgactcagaaaataaaaatatataccaaTTTGCATATTCTCTAATCATTAGTTAAGTCACTGATCCATATCATAACAACTTACGACTAGACCCACACACGCCTACAGAGACAGGAAAGGTGACACCCGAAATTATTTAAAGCTGCCCTTCTCAGGCAGACAATCTCTTGGATACTTCTTCCGTCACTACCAGATGCAAAAGACAAACCGCTGTGATTTTATACAGGGGCAAGACCTCTACTGAAGATAATATTGTGCCTTCATGACAAAGCCACACTCAAATACTTCTACTAACTCAGGTATCAGAAAGCACTCAGCCATGTTAACATAACTATGCCTGAGCTTTttagcagggctgtgctgcaaaCTATATAGCCCCTTGCAAAGTACTTGCTCACCGATCAAAAGCAATCttacttcagccttttctgtATCATGCTATACAGAGATACTTCAAGGGAtgcaatttttccattttgaccAGCCTCCTTTGTGCACTAAAGTCTTTCACCAAGTGTGATTTGCCACACTGCCATTGAAACATAAACAATGTGGGCTATCATCATTAGTTAGTCCTTCAATAAGTCATCAACATTTCCATATGCCATCTATCAAATATTTATCACTATATGGTCCTTTGTAACTTTCTGATCATCCCACAAATGAATCCATACATACCAGCAGCCTAACACAAGGCTTCCACACTGTACACAGTCATCACATAAGGAACTGCACCAAAATTTCCAAACTTACTGTTTCAAAGCTGCCTTTGTGCATCAGATCAATGGGAGGCCTGAAGAGGTCTGCTAGAGTAGTGAGTTTCTTATCTACTGCCCCTCCATTTCGTAGCTCCTGTTCCTGTCGAACTGCACAGCCccaagaggaaaggaaggtgAATTAAACAAAATACTCACAAGATGGATTTATTATTGGCTATACACTCATACACAAAACTTCAGCACTAGAGTCACAAGGTTAGACCACACCGAACAAGATTAGCTGCTATACAAGGTAAGAACCCCACTTGCTCCAGCTTTCTAAAGCACCaagcatttatttcactttttaaaaacatcttaatAAATGTGAGCATCAGCAGAGGGAGTCATATGCcagtatttgaaaacaaatgagaaaaaaaaaaaagccatgacTTGTCCACAGTGATGCTTTTAAAAGGGGAAACTGAGCTAGATTGTAGCATCATAACTTTTACTCAGAATATTTCTATTCCAGTGTTTCTATTCTTTGACTGTAAGGCAGtcccacagaaaagaaaaaaaacggTCTGAGTTTACatggaaaaatgtctttggaTGTTTATATTAAATACCTACTCTTCCTACAATCGTCTCAGGATA contains the following coding sequences:
- the UBXN7 gene encoding UBX domain-containing protein 7 isoform X1, producing MAAHGGSAASSALKGLIQQFTAITGASESVGKHMLEACNNNLEMAVTMFLDGGGIAEEPSTSSAGVSAVRPHTEDEVRAPIPQKQEILVEPEPLFGAPKRRRPARSIFDGFRDFQTETIRQEQELRNGGAVDKKLTTLADLFRPPIDLMHKGSFETAKECGQMQNKWLMINIQNVQDFACQCLNRDVWSNEAVKNIIREHFIFWQVYHDSEEGQRYIQFYKLADFPYVSILDPRTGQKLVEWHQLDVTSFLDQVTGFLGEHGQLDGHSTSPPQKCSRSESLIDASEDSQLEAAIRASLQETHFDSSQAKQESRSDEESESELFSGSEEFISVCGSEEEEESENPAKLRKSPHKDLGYKREESRRPQPEPPARTEPGTTSNHRVLPCIDAGILDESTDKPESTFQGLDVNGPKAQLMLRYPDGKREQISLPEQAKLLALVKHVQSKGYPNERFELLTNFPRRKLSHLDYEITLQEAGLCPQETVFVQERN
- the UBXN7 gene encoding UBX domain-containing protein 7 isoform X2, producing MAAHGGSAASSALKGLIQQFTAITGASESVGKHMLEACNNNLEMAVTMFLDGGGIAEEPSTSSAGVSAVRPHTEDEVRAPIPQKQEILVEPEPLFGAPKRRRPARSIFDGFRDFQTETIRQEQELRNGGAVDKKLTTLADLFRPPIDLMHKGSFETAKECGQMQNKWLMINIQNVQDFACQCLNRDVWSNEAVKNIIREHFIFWQVYHDSEEGQRYIQFYKLADFPYVSILDPRTGQKLVEWHQLDVTSFLDQVTGFLGEHGQLDGHSTSPPQKCSRSESLIDASEDSQLEAAIRASLQETHFDSSQAKQESRSDEESESELFSGSEEFISVCGSEEEEESENPAKLRKSPHKDLGYKREESRRPQPEPPARTEPGTTSNHRVLPCIDAGILDESTDKPESTFQGLDVNGPKAQLMLRYPDGKREQISLPEQAKLLLKEVNLGM
- the UBXN7 gene encoding UBX domain-containing protein 7 isoform X3 — protein: MWRLIARDEVRAPIPQKQEILVEPEPLFGAPKRRRPARSIFDGFRDFQTETIRQEQELRNGGAVDKKLTTLADLFRPPIDLMHKGSFETAKECGQMQNKWLMINIQNVQDFACQCLNRDVWSNEAVKNIIREHFIFWQVYHDSEEGQRYIQFYKLADFPYVSILDPRTGQKLVEWHQLDVTSFLDQVTGFLGEHGQLDGHSTSPPQKCSRSESLIDASEDSQLEAAIRASLQETHFDSSQAKQESRSDEESESELFSGSEEFISVCGSEEEEESENPAKLRKSPHKDLGYKREESRRPQPEPPARTEPGTTSNHRVLPCIDAGILDESTDKPESTFQGLDVNGPKAQLMLRYPDGKREQISLPEQAKLLALVKHVQSKGYPNERFELLTNFPRRKLSHLDYEITLQEAGLCPQETVFVQERN